Sequence from the Sphingobacteriaceae bacterium GW460-11-11-14-LB5 genome:
CATCAGCGCCATTTACACAAGCTTCGCGTAAGCGCGATAAGTCGTCAGGGTTGTGCGAGAAATCGGCATCCATTTCGAAAATGTAGGCATAATCGTGTTGTAAGGCCCAGTTAAAGCCGTAAATATAAGCCGTACCCAAACCTTGTTTACCCGCACGTTCTTCAATAAATAAATGCCCTTCGTATTCGTCCTGTAACGATTTTACAATTTCAGCCGTTCCATCAGGAGAACCATCATCAATAATTAAAACATGAAAAGGCTGTGTTAAAGAAAAAACCTTTCTAATGATTTTTTCGATGTTTTCCTTCTCGTTGTAGGTGGGAATGATGACTAAACTATCTGACACGTTTGTTGTGGTTTTTAATAATGTAAGCTTCTTGTGTTTATATGATGTGCTACAATTGCTTTTAAACTGCGAAAGTAAATATTTAATGTGAAACCTTTATGAATTTTCATTAATAACCCACGATTCGGCTCTTATTTTATTCGTAATTTTTAGGGTATGGTCAGTATGAGCGTAGTCTAAGACTTTATCCCAGTATTTCCCGCAGATTTTGCAGATCAGCGCAGATTACCTTTCAAGGTACAAAACCATTGTTCCTAAACCCGACAGTAGCGGCAGCTCCCGATTGAAAAGAGGGACTATAGCGAATGGCGGGGAGGCAGACCTCCAAGAACTACTGTCCGTTCCTTTTCAAATCTTATTGAATATGCCCATTTCTGTCAGTCTGATCGTAGTTGAATACTTTGGCCCGGTATTTCCCGCAGATTTTGCAGATCAGCGCAGATTACCTTTCAAGGTACAAAACCATTGTTCCTAAACCCGATCGGCGTGTAAAGCCCGCAGACCGAAGCATGAGGGCGAGGACTTGGAACAAAGAGCGGGGCGGCAGGCTTCCAAGAACCACTGCCCGTTCCTTTTCAAATCTTATTGAATACGCTCGCTTTTTTTTATATCTTTTTTACGCTTACCTCACCTCCTGCATTAACTTTTTAACCAGTTGCGAAAAGAGAATCAGCGCCAAACCTGCAATTAAAGAATATAAAGCCAATGTTTTATAACCTTCGGTATAGGCCATTAATTTAGCCGATAACGATGCATCATCAATACTCGACATTTCTGCCCCCAGTTTTCCGGCAGCCAATTGGCCAAAGGCACTTGATAAAAACCAAAGCCCCATCATCATTCCGAACATTTTCTTTGGCGAAAGTTTAGTAATGATCGACATGCCTATCGGTCCCAAACAAAGTTCGCCTAACGTTAATAATAAATAGGCTAAGGTAAATACATTTAACGAGCTAATACCCTGTACATTGGCGAAGAACCTGGTGGCGTAAAAAACATAAAAACTTAAGGCCAATAAAAGGAAGCCGATCCCGAATTTTACCACGGTATTGGGTTCAATTTTGCGTTTGTATAAGCCCAGCCATAAAATACCCACAATCGGACTAAAAACAATCACAAAGAACGAGTTAGCGCTGTTGTTCACCACATTCGGATCGATATTGAAAAAGAGGATTTTATGGTCCAGATTGTCCTTCGCAAATAACGATAGGGAACCTCCGCTCTGCTCGGATATGGCCATGAAAATGAAATAACAGAAGATAAAAACGAAAGCTGCCAATAGTTTATATTGTGCTTTTTGATCTTTTATCTTAAACGTTTCATACAGGAAATAAACCAAAGCAATAATGCCTATGGTGTACATGAAATAATCGGTAAAGGCTGTGTTTCTTACCATGATATAAATCATTGGGATACACAAAATAGAACCTACATAAACAGCTATTTCCAAAAATTGCTGTTTAGATTTTTTAAGGTGCAGTAAAGGCGAATTCCCAATCGGGCCTAAATGCTTTTTGGTGAAAATGAATGTACCTAAACCAAACATCATCACCAGCGCTGCAGACAGGAAACACAAATGCCAGTTGTAATATTTACCGAGATAAATACACATGGCACCACCCAACAAGCCGCCAACATTGATACCGGCATAAAAAAGTCCATAACCGGCATCTCTGCGATTATCTTTCTCATGGTATAATTCGCCCACCATTGATGAAACATTGGGTTTGAAAAAACCTGTTCCAATAATGGATAAGGTAATTCCTACATAAAATAAATCATGAGGGGAGAAGGCTAGGATTAAGTTCCCGATAATCATTAAAGCCCCGCCCCAAAAGAGCGATTTTCTGAACCCTAAAATTTTATCGGCAAAAATACCACCTATAAAAGTAAAGGCATAAACAAAGGCTTGTATCGCACCATACTGCAGGTTCGATTTTTGATCGCTCAAACCCAGTTGTTCGACCATGAAAAAGGCCAATACCCCACGCATGCCGTAAAAACAGAAACGTTCCCACATTTCTACCAACGATAAATGCCAGAGTTGTTTCGGGTATTTACCTTCAAAATTCTGAATATCTTCTATTGAAACTGTTTTTTCCATTAAATAGGTTTAAAAATTAAAAGCCCGGCGGAGATCGGGCTTTAGGTTAAAGGATGTTATAAGTTTAGTCAAGAATATCCTGATGCATCATTTTTTGTAATTTCTTGGTAATTGCAAATAAAATTAAAGATGCAATTCCGGCCATCACTACAAACATCATGAAAAACTCGTATAACGAATTAATCTGGATGCCTACGATCGACTGATATTCGAAAGGAATTTTTAAGTCTTTTAATTTTGCCAGTTCTGCCGCGGTTGGCGTAACCGTTTTAGATAAAATGGGCTGTAAGTTAATGCCAGCTCCGGCAGCTTGTTTAATTTCGGCCACGCCCGGAGGGTATAAACCACTTAAAATACCAGCAAACTTATTGGCTGCTGCGTTGGCTAAAAACCAAACAGCCATTAATAATGAACCGAATTTTAAGGGTGCCAGTTTGTTTACCAAAGATAAACCGATTGGAGATAAACAAAGTTCTCCGCAGGTGTGTAAAGCATACATACCAATTAACCACATCATGCTCACTTTAATGGATGAAGACACGTCTTTTACACCAAAAGCAATCCACAGGTAACCAAGGGCCAGTAACAATAAACCAATGGCCATTTTAGTTGGCGATGAAGGTTCTTTTTTACCTAGCTTAATCCACAACCAGGCAAATAAAGGTGCAAAGGCTACTACGAATATTGAGTTTAGGGAGGCAAAGATACTTGCCGGTACTTTTAAGAAACCTAAATCCCGCTGGGTTTGCTCTTCTGCAAAGAAAGTTAAAGAGGCACCTGCCTGTTCGAAGGCACTCCAGAAAAATATAACGAAAAAGGCAACAATGAAGATTACACCAATCCGCTGTTTCTCAATTTTACTTAATGATTTATCTGAGAAAATAACAAAGGCAATAAACAATACCGATGCGATTAATAAGTAAGTTAAAAAGCTGAATACTTTTGCATCGATGTAAAATAATCCGATCATTAAAGCCGAAAATGCAGCTAAGCCAAAACCAATTACGGCAGGGTTTAATGTGCTTTTTGGTGCGCCAGCCGGAATGGTTCCCAATTCTTTTCCATCAGGTGCAATTACATATTTCTTCTGATACATGATTTGCACCAAAACACCTAATAACATCGCTATACCGCCAGCTAAGAATGCCCATTTAAAATCCAAAGGATTTCCGGTATCGCCTAAAAAGCCACACACAATAGGACCTAAAGCACCACCCACGTTTATACCCATGTAAAAAATAGTATAAGCAGCGTCACTTCTTTTATCGCCTTTCGGATACAATTGTCCAACCAATGAGGAAATATTTGGTTTGAAAAAACCGTTTCCGGCAATCATAAAGCCAAGTCCGGTAAAAAACAAAAAGGTGGAGAGTTGTTCATTACTTTGGTATAACATGGCACAGAAAAATAGGATAAACTCTCCCAGTGCCATCATTAATCCGCCTGTTATAATCGATTTTTTATTTCCCCAGAAACGATCGGCTACATAGCCGCCGATTAGTGGCGTTAAATAAACCAATCCGGTGTAACTACCATAAAGGTTAGAAGCGAATGCTTTATCAAATAATAAGGCCTTTGTCATAAATAAAACAAGGATTGCCCTCATTCCATAGTAGTTGAAACGCTCCCACATTTCTGTGGCAAATAACACGTATAACCCCTTTGGATGACCTTTAGATTGATTTGGTGTTGATGTCATATTCAGTATTTAAGTTTGTTTGTTTTTTTTGTTAATGCAGTAAAAAATTATTTGATGCCGTATTCTTTCATAATATTGTTTAGCCATTTTAATAAAGCAAAACCGATTATGGCCGAGCCCATCAATAAGGAGAAGTTTACCCAAAAGAAATTGGATTTGTCTTCATAAGTATCCCATAAGGTTGCCAGTACGCCCGAAAGTTTATTGCCTATTGAGGTAGATACGAACCAACCGCCCATCATTAAAGAAGTTATCCTTACCGGACTTAATTTTGATACCAGTGATAAGCCCATCGGACTTAGAAATAATTCGCCAATGGTAATTACGCCATAAGTTCCCATTAGCCAGAGAACAGATACTTTTTCGGCTCCATTTTTTCCGATATATACTGCGGTAACCATCACCAATACCGATATAGCCGAGATGAATATCCCGAATATAATTTTTGTGGCGGTACTCGGTTCTTTACCGCGGCGCCTTAACCAGGTAAAAAAGGATACAATTAACGGGGTTAACAGAATTACCCATGCCGGGTTGATCGACTGGCTTAAGTTTGTTGCCCATAATTCTACTGTGCCACCTTCCTGAGGCAATTCGGCAGCTGGTACATTTTTGAAATAGGTTGGGTAGTTGTATTCTTTCTGCACCACACCATCAACTTTCTGGAGGCGGAATGCGTTGTCGTATAAGGCTACACTATCTTTTTTATAGGTGATATTTTGCGATAAGCTAAACTTAGAAAAAGTGTTTTTTGCGGTGGTATTGGTTAGGCTTCTATCGGTATACCGATCGGCCCAGGTGGTTAGGGCAGTACCGTTTTGTTTAAAAACCGCCCAGAACAAAATTACAACTACAAATATGGTAAGTAATGCGGCAATAGGCCTTTTTTCTTCTTTACTGGCTTTAAAAAATAAGGTGCTGTAAAAGTAAATCACAGGGAAACAGGCAAATATAAAGGCATCTGTACTGGTAGATCCTACCAGCGGGTGGCCGATTAATTTAGTTGGCACTATCCAGCCAATCACACCTGCAACTACCGAAGGTAAAAGAATTAGTAAGCAGATTTTTAGAAATGACATGTCGCCATCCATAATACCCTTTTTAACATCGAAAGACCGGTAATGTTTAAGGCCAATAATAAATACGGCTACACCAATAAACATACCTACACCAGCTGCAAAGAAGGCATATTCCCAACCCAGCATAATATATAAGGCAGCGCCAAAAAAGTTGCAGATAAAGGCCCCAACATTGATACCCATGTAAAAAATATTGTAACCATCGTCTTTTTTAGCCACATACTCTGGCGTAGAGTAAATATTGCCCAATAGGGTAGAAATATTGGGTTTAAAAAAGCCGTTGCCAAAAATAACGAGGGTCATGGCCAAATAAAGCATCGGTAAATTATGAACGCCCATTAAGCAGTATCCCACACCCATCATGATGCCGCCTATAATGATAGACTTGGCGTAACCCAGGTACCTGTCGGCAATTAAGCCGCCTAAAAAAGGGGTTAAAAATACTAAAGCAATAAATGTTCCGTATAAATCGGCAGATTCTGCCTCCGTCATGGCAAAACCAGTTTTTACATCTTTTAAATAAAGCGTAAAAATGCCTATCATTAAATAATAACCAAAACGTTCCCACATTTCAGATAAAAAAAGAAATTTTAAGCCTTTGGGATGTTTAGTTTGGTTTGTTGTGGGCATTTATTGAAGATTTTTAAAGCGCAATATAGCGAGTGGAGGCCATTCTCACAAATTTTTGCACCTGGAGTAAGGTAAATGATTTGTTAAGGTTTGTTAAGAGTTAAAACTTTCTGATGGGTTTAACATTTTTTTTGGGGTCGGCATAGAGCTCGTCACTCGAATTCGGATCGTTGTTAAGCGTGATATCTTCTTGTAGTTTTAGCCTTCCACCAATGATTTTAAAACCATCAAAAGTGCCGTCTGATCCGTAATATTCAAATTTTCCCTTTATTTCAGGATCGAATGAAGCAAGGTGGTCGAACACAATCATTCCTGCTTTCAGATCGGTTTTTAAGGTCATGGCGTTTGATTTGGCATATTCGAATATGATCCTGTTTTTTCCTTTTAACTCTTTTCCATCGAAAACAGGAGCACCGAATGTAAGATTGTCTTTTTCGAAAGAAAGGATATCGATTACCTTTTTAGTGGTGGCCTGCGTATTTCCTTTCCAGCCTAAAAGCACATAATAAGGCAGGCGGTTCCCACTGGTTACCGGAACAATTTCATAATATCTGGCACCAAACCATTTCTGGTTATTGGTAATGCTATTGGGATCGGCTAAATTTTCGGTCTGGTCGATTAAGGGATAAAGTTTCAACGGACCGCTTTTGGTATTCATCTGGATGGCCCCATAATAGCGGTATGAACCGTTTTCGAGCAGAACATACCAGCTCAAAATCCTAAAAGCCTGATCGGATGATTTAATTACAGAAACGTTTTTAAGCGAATCGAATGGGTAAGAAAAAGAATTAGGAGTTTTTAAAGCCTCAACCAATGTTTTTACGAAACTGCCGTTCACTTCTAATTTTTGCGCATCGCTTTGTGCAGCAATAACCCTTGCCGATATTTTAATCAGTGTATCCTGGAAAACGTTTAATTGGTTTGGTGCCTGTTGCGCTTTTACACTAAAACTAAGCGTTCCAAAAATTAAAAGGATATAAAATCTGATAAGTTTCATATGATCAAATGCCGAAAAATCCTGCAAAATCCAAAATTATAATTTCCCGATAACTAATGCGCTTGCGCCGCCGCCTCCGTTACAAATTCCGGCAACACCGATTTTTCCGTCGTTTTGTGCCAGTACCGAAAGTAAGGTAACCACAATTCGGGCACCAGATGCACCAAGCGGGTGACCCAATGAAACCGCGCCGCCATTAACATTAACCTGATTGTCGTTTAATGCTAAAAGTTGATTGTTCGCGATAGAAACCACAGCAAAAGCTTCGTTGATCTCGAAAAAATCTACATCATTGATATTTACATTGGCTTTGTGTAATGCGAGTGGAATTGCTTTTGAAGGGGCAGTTGTAAACCATTCGGGCGCCTGTTGTGCATCAGCATAGCCTAAAATTTTAGCCAGGGGTGTTAAACCGAGTTCTTTTGCCTTATCGGCGCTCATTAAAACCAATGCTGCTGCGCCATCATTTAAGGTAGATGCATTTGCAGCAGTTACGGTTCCATCTTTTTTGAAAACAGGTTTTAGTGAAGGTATTTTATCAAACTTAACGGCTGTTGGCTCATCATCGGTGTCAACCAAAGTAATGTCGCCTTTACGGTCTTTAACTTCAATGGCCACAATTTCATTGGCAAATTTACCTGAAGTTTGTGCCGCTTGCGCTCTTTTGTAAGAGCTTATGGCGAAATTATCTTGTGCCTCGCGATTGATATTACATTCGGTAGCACAAAGTTCTGCTGCTGAACCCATGTGGTAATCGTTGTACACATCCCACAGACCATCTTTTACCAAACCGTCTGTAATCTGTCCATGCCCCAGGCGATAGCCGTTTCTGGCTTTATCGAGATAATAGGGAACATTACTCATGCTTTCCATTCCGCCGGCAACTATAATTTCGTTGTCGCCATTTGCAATACTTTGTGCCGCAAGCATAATTGCTTTAGTGCCCGAAGCGCATACTTTATTTATGGTAGTGGCAGGTAAATCTGGTAAACCGGCAAATTTAGCGGCTTGTGTTGCGGGTGCTTGTCCTAAGTTTGCAGATAAAACATTACCCATGTATACTTCCTGGATCTGTTCTGGTTTTAATCCGGCTTTTTCAATGGCTGCTTTAATGGCAAAACCACCAAGCTGGGTAGCAGAAAATTGAGCTAATGAGCCTCCAAAACTGCCAATAGGCGTTCGCACAGCTGATACAATTACAACTTCTTTCATGTAAACTAAATTTTATGAATTTTTTGGTTAGGCCGCTAAGTTAGTCAAACCTCGCAGGTTTCCAAAACCTGCGAGGTTTAAAAATAACGTTTAGAAAATGATTTTAGCCTATTTGAAAATAATGGGTTTTTAATAGCTTTTGGGAAAGGTGCTTGAGTAGTACTTAGGGTAGCTCAGTCCTGCTGTTCGCTATAGCCCTCATACTTCGGGGCTGTCGCTGCCATCAGGTTTAAATTACTTGAGGCGGTGGGCTTGGGGAGCAGTAGAAACCTGACAAGTTTAATTTAAAGCTGTGGGTTGTGCGTTAGGGATTGTAAGGGTTCAGTACCGATTTTTCATCGGTACCGGAGCGCAGCGCAGCCCTGCAAAGCCCGACCCTTTCCCGAATTCTCGGGATTGGGGAACGCCCAAATATTTTTATAGACTTCCGAAGTTACAAAGGCCCAAAGCATTTAAAGTTGGTAGTTAACAATTTGCAGCTCTATTCTTCCTTAGCTTTGCCTTTTTTTCTGGATTTTATCGCCTGCGTAAGCAGAAACTCGATCTGTCCGTTCGTACTTCTAAACTCGTCAGCAGCCCAGGTTTCTACTTCTTTTAATAAAGCAGGACTAATTCTTAATACAAAAGCTTTTTTATCTTTCTCCGCCATTCTTATTGTATTGCTTGTATATTATACCTCGTTTTTAAATTTACGAGGAACATTTCGAGTTCCTCTATTTTATTGGAGCTGAACAAAAGTTTTTTGCCGTTTTTAAACTCCAGCTGCAAGCCCCTGTTTTTATCGTTTAAAAGGTAAGCTTTGTCTTTAAATTTAAACCAAAGGCGGTTTTTTACGCCATAACCACCATATTCGGAAAATGCATCGTACTTTCTGATATAAGCTTTTTCGATACTTACCCAGCGGAAACGACTTGGTGTAAAGTGAAAGGGGGGATATCGGAAAGATACACCTTCAGCCGTTATTTTTAAGGTGAGTTTACTCTGCTGCACTAAAAAAATGATTAAAAACGGAGATAGGATCGCTAAAACCGGAGCGAAGTACATCGCTTTAAGCTCAGCATAACTCAGGCCCTTATTCTGAAAAATAAGCAGGGCTACTGTTGGGAATATAGTTGCTGCTATTACCAGATATAGCCACCAGATCTTTAAACCATGTTTTTCCTCAAACTCCATTGTACTTAATTATATAAGGTTCCGGTATTTACCACAGGCTGTACATGGCGATCGCCACAAAGCACGACCAGTAAATTACTCACCATGGCGGCTTTGCGTTCTTCATCCAGCTCAACAATTCCTTTTTGTGATAATTTCTCTAAGGCCATTTCTACCATGCCTACAGCGCCTTCTACTATTAATTTACGGGCTGCAATAACCGCTGTAGCCTGCTGACGCTGTAACATGGCGCTCGCAATTTCTGGTGCATAAGCCAAATGCGAAATCCTGGCTTCTAAAACTTCGATACCTGCTCTCGATAAACGTTCGTTCAGTTCGTTTTCTAACAGTTCACTCACTTTATCCGCACCATCTTTTAAAGTGATGCTGGTTTCTTCGCCCTCAGCATGATCATAAGGAAAAATGTTGGCCAGGTGCCTTACAGCGGCTTCACTTTGTATGTTTACGTATTGCATGTAATTTTCGACAGAAAACACAGCCTTAGCTGTTTCATTTACTTTCCAAACCACCACAGCAGCAATTTCGATCGGGTTGCCCAGTTTATCGTTAACTTTTAACTGCTGTCCGTTTAAATTGTTGGCTTTTAATGATAAACGTCTTTTAGCGGTTAGGGGATTTACCCAGAAAAATCCATCAGCTTTTACCGTACCGATATACTTTCCGAACAGCGTAAGTACCATCGATTGATTGGGGTTGATGATTAAAAAGCCCGGGAAGATTAAAAATATATCTATGGCCAGTAAAATCCCTCCCCAGAGAAAGATTTCTGAAACAAAGCAAAAAATGGAAGCGCCCAGCAATGCGATGCATAGTGCGAATGTTAGATAGCCTGATGGCGGATTGATAATTTTTTCCTGATACATAATTGATATTAATTTGATATCATAAAGTAAAATATAAAATCTGGTAATTGCAAACAAAAGCCGTAAAATGTATATTAGATAAAAATGCTATTTTTGACAATACAATAATTACATCGTTTTGGCCAAAATCAAGAGAAATTCCCACAAGATCCTTTACCGGAAGTATTCATCAAACCTGAAATATGTGATGATGATATTTACCGTTTTCATTATTACGCTATTTCTACCCAAACAACCCCGGTTTAGATATGAGTTTGAAAAAAATGCAGTATGGAAAAATAAGGACCTGATTTCGCCCTTCAGTTTTGCTATTTTAA
This genomic interval carries:
- a CDS encoding MFS transporter, with amino-acid sequence MPTTNQTKHPKGLKFLFLSEMWERFGYYLMIGIFTLYLKDVKTGFAMTEAESADLYGTFIALVFLTPFLGGLIADRYLGYAKSIIIGGIMMGVGYCLMGVHNLPMLYLAMTLVIFGNGFFKPNISTLLGNIYSTPEYVAKKDDGYNIFYMGINVGAFICNFFGAALYIMLGWEYAFFAAGVGMFIGVAVFIIGLKHYRSFDVKKGIMDGDMSFLKICLLILLPSVVAGVIGWIVPTKLIGHPLVGSTSTDAFIFACFPVIYFYSTLFFKASKEEKRPIAALLTIFVVVILFWAVFKQNGTALTTWADRYTDRSLTNTTAKNTFSKFSLSQNITYKKDSVALYDNAFRLQKVDGVVQKEYNYPTYFKNVPAAELPQEGGTVELWATNLSQSINPAWVILLTPLIVSFFTWLRRRGKEPSTATKIIFGIFISAISVLVMVTAVYIGKNGAEKVSVLWLMGTYGVITIGELFLSPMGLSLVSKLSPVRITSLMMGGWFVSTSIGNKLSGVLATLWDTYEDKSNFFWVNFSLLMGSAIIGFALLKWLNNIMKEYGIK
- a CDS encoding acetyl-CoA acetyltransferase (Catalyzes the synthesis of acetoacetyl coenzyme A from two molecules of acetyl coenzyme A. It can also act as a thiolase, catalyzing the reverse reaction and generating two-carbon units from the four-carbon product of fatty acid oxidation); the encoded protein is MKEVVIVSAVRTPIGSFGGSLAQFSATQLGGFAIKAAIEKAGLKPEQIQEVYMGNVLSANLGQAPATQAAKFAGLPDLPATTINKVCASGTKAIMLAAQSIANGDNEIIVAGGMESMSNVPYYLDKARNGYRLGHGQITDGLVKDGLWDVYNDYHMGSAAELCATECNINREAQDNFAISSYKRAQAAQTSGKFANEIVAIEVKDRKGDITLVDTDDEPTAVKFDKIPSLKPVFKKDGTVTAANASTLNDGAAALVLMSADKAKELGLTPLAKILGYADAQQAPEWFTTAPSKAIPLALHKANVNINDVDFFEINEAFAVVSIANNQLLALNDNQVNVNGGAVSLGHPLGASGARIVVTLLSVLAQNDGKIGVAGICNGGGGASALVIGKL
- a CDS encoding MFS transporter, which codes for MTSTPNQSKGHPKGLYVLFATEMWERFNYYGMRAILVLFMTKALLFDKAFASNLYGSYTGLVYLTPLIGGYVADRFWGNKKSIITGGLMMALGEFILFFCAMLYQSNEQLSTFLFFTGLGFMIAGNGFFKPNISSLVGQLYPKGDKRSDAAYTIFYMGINVGGALGPIVCGFLGDTGNPLDFKWAFLAGGIAMLLGVLVQIMYQKKYVIAPDGKELGTIPAGAPKSTLNPAVIGFGLAAFSALMIGLFYIDAKVFSFLTYLLIASVLFIAFVIFSDKSLSKIEKQRIGVIFIVAFFVIFFWSAFEQAGASLTFFAEEQTQRDLGFLKVPASIFASLNSIFVVAFAPLFAWLWIKLGKKEPSSPTKMAIGLLLLALGYLWIAFGVKDVSSSIKVSMMWLIGMYALHTCGELCLSPIGLSLVNKLAPLKFGSLLMAVWFLANAAANKFAGILSGLYPPGVAEIKQAAGAGINLQPILSKTVTPTAAELAKLKDLKIPFEYQSIVGIQINSLYEFFMMFVVMAGIASLILFAITKKLQKMMHQDILD
- a CDS encoding MFS transporter, producing the protein MEKTVSIEDIQNFEGKYPKQLWHLSLVEMWERFCFYGMRGVLAFFMVEQLGLSDQKSNLQYGAIQAFVYAFTFIGGIFADKILGFRKSLFWGGALMIIGNLILAFSPHDLFYVGITLSIIGTGFFKPNVSSMVGELYHEKDNRRDAGYGLFYAGINVGGLLGGAMCIYLGKYYNWHLCFLSAALVMMFGLGTFIFTKKHLGPIGNSPLLHLKKSKQQFLEIAVYVGSILCIPMIYIMVRNTAFTDYFMYTIGIIALVYFLYETFKIKDQKAQYKLLAAFVFIFCYFIFMAISEQSGGSLSLFAKDNLDHKILFFNIDPNVVNNSANSFFVIVFSPIVGILWLGLYKRKIEPNTVVKFGIGFLLLALSFYVFYATRFFANVQGISSLNVFTLAYLLLTLGELCLGPIGMSIITKLSPKKMFGMMMGLWFLSSAFGQLAAGKLGAEMSSIDDASLSAKLMAYTEGYKTLALYSLIAGLALILFSQLVKKLMQEVR
- a CDS encoding Arc family DNA binding domain-containing protein, whose amino-acid sequence is MAEKDKKAFVLRISPALLKEVETWAADEFRSTNGQIEFLLTQAIKSRKKGKAKEE
- a CDS encoding band 7 protein, with amino-acid sequence MYQEKIINPPSGYLTFALCIALLGASIFCFVSEIFLWGGILLAIDIFLIFPGFLIINPNQSMVLTLFGKYIGTVKADGFFWVNPLTAKRRLSLKANNLNGQQLKVNDKLGNPIEIAAVVVWKVNETAKAVFSVENYMQYVNIQSEAAVRHLANIFPYDHAEGEETSITLKDGADKVSELLENELNERLSRAGIEVLEARISHLAYAPEIASAMLQRQQATAVIAARKLIVEGAVGMVEMALEKLSQKGIVELDEERKAAMVSNLLVVLCGDRHVQPVVNTGTLYN